TAGTTTATCTTTTCTTCGTACTGATGAACTTCGCGAGGTTTTCTTATTAACACTTCCAGAGTTCCTTTAATGACCGAAAGGGGGGTTCTTAATTCGTGAGAAGCATCCGATGTAAATTGTTTTTCACGCAATAGATTATCTTCAAGACGGTTTAATAATTCATTTATGGTCGAGATTAGTAAATATATCTCGTCTTTATTTTCGGGTAATGAAATTCTTTCCTTTAAATTTTCACGGGTTATTCTATTAGCAGTTGTAATTACATTATTTATAGGTGCAATAGATTTTCCAGCAATGTATCTGGCTGTAAAAAACAATATGATCAGAATGATTGGGAATGAAACTATAAGAGCTTTTTGTAAATTTTCTAAAACTATTTCTGATTCCTGCAATGGAATAGCAACGAGGATGTAAGCAAGAATTTTGTTTTTACTATTTACGATTGGATATTGAACCTGATATACAGGAGAATTTGAAAGATGAGTATTATTATAAAATTTAGATTGAATGTTCTTATTTAGAATAAGACTGTCGCTTAATAAATTTGATGTTTTCTTTATAGTGTTACCAAATTTATCAGATACTTGTATAAATGTTGGATTTACTTCTATCTGTCTGTGTTCTCCTTCTTCCCATTCAAGAGGATTAGCAAACACTAGTGAACTATCATTATACATGATAATAGTACTGTTTAATTCTTTTAATTCGGAATCCAGATCATCCTTTAGATGGGAAAAGACAGTTTTTTGGACAATTAAATAAATGGCGATAAAAATAATAGCTATCATCATAGCTGTAGCAAAAAGATAATAAGCTGAAATTCTATTTCGAAATGAGAGATTCAATTATTCATCCTTGGCGATATATCCTATACCTCTTAATGTAAATATGAATTCTTTTGGCCCAATACCTAGTTTTTTCTGATAAAATTTATATAAGCATCGATCACAGAAGTATCAGCATTAAAATGAATATCCCAAACGTGTTCAATGATTCTAGATCTAGTGCATACCCTTCCTTTATTCCTCATAAGATATTCAAGCAACGAAAATTCTTTCTGAGTCAGGGTAACCTCAATATCATCTTTAAATACCTGATGTGTGTCTGAAGATAATTTGATTGGTCCCAAGACAAGATAACCTGATTCAGTAGTTTTAGTTCTTAGCTGAACTTTAATACGAGCAAGAAGTTCAGAAAACTGAAATGGTTTTTTAATATAATCGTTAGCTCCGCTTTCTAATCCAAATATTGTATCGTCAACGGTATCTCTGGCAGTGAGAAAAATAACGGGTATATTAGGATTATTTTTTCTTATTTCCCTCACGATTTCAATTCCACTTAATCCGGGAAGCATCCAATCCACTAAAAGTAAATCATAATCATTGGAAAGTGCCATTTGCAAACCATTTTTCCCATCATAGGCTAAA
Above is a genomic segment from Ignavibacteriales bacterium containing:
- a CDS encoding HAMP domain-containing protein — translated: MNLSFRNRISAYYLFATAMMIAIIFIAIYLIVQKTVFSHLKDDLDSELKELNSTIIMYNDSSLVFANPLEWEEGEHRQIEVNPTFIQVSDKFGNTIKKTSNLLSDSLILNKNIQSKFYNNTHLSNSPVYQVQYPIVNSKNKILAYILVAIPLQESEIVLENLQKALIVSFPIILIILFFTARYIAGKSIAPINNVITTANRITRENLKERISLPENKDEIYLLISTINELLNRLEDNLLREKQFTSDASHELRTPLSVIKGTLEVLIRKPREVHQYEEKINYCIRETDRITKLIDQLMFLARYDSGNVLPNKIKIDLEPIISDTISRLNSLIVEKIFL